One genomic segment of Stenotrophomonas sp. 704A1 includes these proteins:
- a CDS encoding LysR family transcriptional regulator, producing MPYSPESLQAFVEAAALGSFSAAARRLRKTQSTVSTAIAHLEADLGVRLFDRSGRYPQLTEAGRQVLGHAQEILAADARLQQLSVRLAAPVEPRLTVVFSDVYQLDPAQRILQRFVEVFPEIELEWLDAEGEDVLELVGRGRAGLGLLPRQARYPDELVARPLAHHSELAVYVAREHPLASAGRRTAAQLARHRQVRLSAETDHARVVTGLAWTASDYLMVMEMAEDGIGWAELPRALVQRYDRGRLVELVLPGWPRRIHSDLLWRRDTPPGPAALWWADALG from the coding sequence ATGCCCTACTCCCCTGAATCCCTGCAGGCCTTCGTGGAAGCCGCGGCGCTGGGCTCGTTCTCGGCGGCGGCGCGACGCCTGCGCAAGACCCAGTCGACGGTCAGCACCGCCATCGCCCACCTGGAGGCCGACCTGGGCGTGCGCCTGTTCGACCGCAGCGGGCGCTACCCGCAGCTGACCGAGGCTGGCCGCCAGGTACTGGGCCATGCGCAGGAGATTCTTGCCGCCGATGCCCGCCTGCAGCAGCTGAGCGTGCGCCTGGCCGCACCGGTCGAGCCGCGCCTCACCGTGGTGTTTTCCGACGTGTACCAGCTCGATCCGGCGCAGCGGATCCTGCAGCGCTTCGTCGAGGTGTTCCCGGAGATCGAACTGGAATGGCTGGATGCCGAAGGCGAGGACGTGCTGGAGCTGGTTGGCAGGGGGCGTGCCGGGCTGGGCCTGCTGCCCAGGCAGGCGCGCTATCCCGATGAACTGGTGGCCCGACCACTGGCCCACCACAGCGAACTGGCGGTCTACGTGGCGCGCGAACATCCGCTGGCCAGCGCCGGCCGTCGCACCGCCGCGCAGCTGGCGCGGCATCGGCAGGTGCGGCTGAGCGCCGAGACCGATCACGCACGCGTGGTCACCGGCCTGGCCTGGACTGCCAGCGATTACCTGATGGTGATGGAGATGGCCGAGGACGGCATCGGCTGGGCCGAACTGCCGCGGGCGCTGGTGCAGCGCTACGACCGGGGCCGGCTGGTGGAACTGGTGCTGCCCGGCTGGCCGCGGCGCATCCACAGCGACCTGTTGTGGCGCCGTGATACGCCGCCGGGACCGGCGGCGCTGTGGTGGGCCGACGCGTTGGGGTGA
- a CDS encoding M14 family metallopeptidase, producing MSQAAFYPVGTPGQPWGAAEREAWRGRQQRLRRYDEEVLPRIEALASRFDKVAYGQLDYAGETYTLFALRSRDWNPALPAALVTGGVHGYETSGVMGALEFLEKHAADYAGQVNLLVAPCVNPWGFERINRWNFDAIDPNRNFRADGPARESTALIELIAPVKGQFVLHIDLHETTDSDESEFRPALAARDGKPFEPGLIPDGFYLVDDSEHPQPAFQQAVIAAVEKVTHIAPADDKGEIIGSPVVAHGVIEYPLVKLGLCAGITGAKYTTTTEVYPDSPRATPQQCNDAQAVAVCSALDYALAHR from the coding sequence ATGTCCCAAGCCGCTTTCTACCCCGTCGGAACCCCTGGCCAGCCGTGGGGAGCGGCGGAACGGGAGGCGTGGCGTGGCCGCCAGCAGCGCCTGCGCCGCTACGACGAGGAGGTGCTGCCGCGCATCGAGGCGCTGGCCTCGCGCTTCGACAAGGTGGCCTATGGCCAGCTCGATTACGCCGGCGAAACCTACACCCTGTTCGCGCTGCGCAGCCGCGACTGGAACCCGGCGCTGCCCGCCGCGCTGGTCACCGGTGGCGTGCACGGCTATGAGACCAGCGGCGTGATGGGCGCGCTGGAGTTCCTCGAAAAGCACGCCGCCGACTATGCCGGCCAGGTCAACCTGCTGGTGGCGCCGTGCGTGAATCCGTGGGGGTTTGAGCGCATCAACCGCTGGAATTTCGATGCGATCGATCCGAACCGCAACTTCCGCGCCGACGGCCCGGCCCGCGAATCGACCGCGCTGATCGAGCTGATCGCACCGGTCAAGGGCCAGTTCGTGCTGCACATCGACCTGCACGAGACCACCGACAGCGACGAGAGCGAGTTCCGGCCGGCGCTGGCCGCGCGCGACGGCAAGCCGTTCGAGCCGGGGCTGATCCCCGATGGTTTCTATCTGGTCGACGACAGCGAGCATCCGCAGCCGGCCTTCCAGCAGGCAGTGATCGCCGCGGTGGAGAAGGTGACCCACATCGCCCCCGCCGACGACAAGGGCGAGATCATCGGTTCACCGGTGGTGGCCCACGGTGTGATCGAGTATCCGCTGGTGAAGCTGGGCCTGTGCGCGGGCATTACCGGTGCGAAGTACACCACCACCACCGAGGTCTACCCGGACAGTCCGCGCGCCACGCCACAGCAGTGCAATGACGCCCAGGCGGTGGCGGTGTGTTCGGCACTGGATTACGCGCTCGCCCATCGCTGA
- a CDS encoding SMR family transporter: protein MSRTVPARGALVAWACLTVAIVAEVVGTSFMAHAARDGGWTGYLIMAGALALSYFFLAQSVRRIAVGVAYAVWEGLGLTLLTVVGITVFGESLSLQQLAGLVLAVAGIVCVTLGEAH, encoded by the coding sequence ATGTCCCGTACTGTTCCCGCCCGTGGCGCGCTGGTCGCCTGGGCCTGCCTGACCGTGGCGATCGTCGCCGAAGTGGTCGGCACCTCGTTCATGGCCCATGCCGCCCGCGATGGCGGCTGGACCGGTTACCTGATCATGGCCGGCGCGCTGGCGCTGTCCTACTTCTTCCTGGCGCAGTCGGTGCGCCGCATCGCCGTGGGCGTGGCCTACGCAGTGTGGGAAGGCCTGGGCCTGACCCTGCTGACCGTGGTCGGCATCACCGTCTTCGGTGAAAGCCTGTCGCTGCAGCAGCTGGCCGGCCTGGTGCTGGCGGTGGCCGGCATCGTCTGCGTCACCCTCGGGGAGGCGCACTGA
- a CDS encoding MgtC/SapB family protein encodes MRFIETFQPGPFADTVVSLLAAFVLGTLIGAERQYRQRTAGLRTNVLVAVGAAAFVDLGMRIAGSAEAVRVISYVVSGVGFLGAGVIMKEGMNVRGLNTAATLWCSAAVGSCTGADMLAEGVLLTVLIIAGNTLLRPLVNAINRIPINEAATEATYEVRLSVDAEAVPRVRERLVDALEAAQYPVGDIQLVEHADAPTDVIAVLVSTAVSADELDVVLARMEDVPGVLHATWEISTRD; translated from the coding sequence ATGCGCTTCATCGAGACCTTCCAGCCCGGTCCCTTCGCCGACACCGTGGTCAGCCTGCTGGCCGCCTTCGTGCTGGGCACCCTGATCGGCGCCGAACGCCAGTACCGGCAGCGCACCGCCGGCCTGCGCACCAACGTGCTGGTGGCGGTGGGCGCGGCCGCCTTCGTCGACCTGGGCATGCGCATCGCCGGCAGTGCCGAAGCGGTGCGGGTGATCTCCTACGTGGTGTCCGGCGTCGGCTTTCTCGGCGCCGGTGTGATCATGAAGGAAGGCATGAACGTGCGCGGGCTCAACACCGCCGCTACGCTCTGGTGCTCGGCGGCGGTGGGCAGCTGTACCGGCGCGGACATGCTGGCCGAGGGCGTGCTGCTGACGGTCCTGATCATTGCCGGCAACACCCTGCTGCGGCCGCTGGTGAATGCGATCAACCGTATCCCGATCAATGAGGCCGCCACCGAGGCGACCTACGAAGTGCGCCTGAGCGTGGATGCCGAAGCGGTCCCGCGCGTGCGCGAGCGGTTGGTGGATGCGCTGGAAGCAGCGCAGTACCCGGTGGGCGACATCCAGCTGGTGGAGCATGCCGACGCCCCGACCGATGTGATCGCGGTGCTGGTCAGCACCGCCGTCAGCGCCGATGAACTGGACGTGGTGCTGGCGCGGATGGAAGACGTCCCCGGCGTGCTGCACGCCACCTGGGAAATCAGCACCCGCGATTGA
- a CDS encoding chloride channel protein: MSPTVSPSRLHLAFQGLRLRLRGSDLWFIALALVVGLIAGGLTLLQAGLARGLQRALYGLDEGMRLSSLPSLAWTALLVLPLGGLLVGLVSLAASRLKRPLLDAVEANALHGGRMSMRDNLIVLTQTLVSNGCGASVGLEASYTQMGAGSGSQLGRVMRLRRNDVRILVGAGAAGAIAAAFGAPLAGAFYAFEIVIGAYTPAALAPVAVAALAGAFVADQAGVEAYLLPAAATIDVRAADYAIYGLLGCCCAMVGIGVMRLIASIEGTVKRSPLPLWGRPVVGGLLLIPLALASPQVLSSGHGALHLDLTTHLPLIWIGGLLTLKCLASGISLGFGFRGGLFFASLFMGTLVGALFAGLLAMATGVPVVDATSAALAGMAALAAAVVGAPMTMAMLVLEGTHDFLLTSVVMSAVLVSSTLVRQWFGYSFSTWRMHLRGETIRSARDVGWVHNLSAGRMMRKGVATAPADLDAAAFRQRFPLGSGSRVILIDSEGHYAGIVQIPRLFGDGVKPDAVVGSFAESRDVALCAGADVVSVMQRFDQTQADELAVVAGDGQVLGVVSEAFVRKRYAEELDKRQRELMGERVEDTD; encoded by the coding sequence ATGTCCCCCACCGTTTCGCCATCGCGCCTGCATCTGGCCTTCCAGGGCCTGCGCCTGCGCCTGCGTGGCAGCGACCTGTGGTTCATCGCGCTGGCCCTGGTGGTGGGCCTGATCGCGGGCGGCCTGACCCTGCTGCAGGCCGGCCTGGCGCGCGGCCTGCAACGCGCCCTGTATGGCCTGGACGAAGGCATGCGGCTGAGCTCCCTGCCCTCGCTGGCCTGGACCGCGCTGCTGGTACTGCCGCTGGGCGGGCTGCTGGTCGGCCTGGTCAGCCTTGCCGCCTCCCGCCTGAAGCGTCCGCTGCTGGATGCGGTGGAAGCCAACGCGCTGCATGGCGGCCGCATGTCGATGCGCGACAACCTGATCGTGCTGACCCAGACCCTGGTCTCCAACGGCTGCGGCGCATCGGTCGGGCTGGAAGCCTCGTATACGCAGATGGGTGCCGGCAGCGGTTCGCAGCTGGGCCGGGTGATGCGCCTGCGTCGCAACGATGTGCGCATCCTGGTCGGAGCCGGCGCTGCCGGTGCCATCGCCGCTGCGTTCGGCGCGCCTCTGGCCGGCGCCTTCTACGCCTTCGAGATCGTCATCGGCGCGTACACGCCGGCCGCGCTGGCGCCGGTGGCCGTGGCCGCACTGGCCGGCGCCTTCGTCGCCGACCAGGCCGGCGTCGAAGCCTATCTGCTGCCGGCCGCGGCCACCATCGACGTGCGCGCCGCCGACTACGCGATCTACGGCCTGCTCGGCTGTTGCTGCGCGATGGTCGGGATCGGGGTGATGCGCCTGATCGCCTCCATCGAAGGCACGGTCAAGCGCAGCCCGCTGCCGCTGTGGGGGCGCCCGGTGGTGGGCGGTCTGCTGCTGATTCCGTTGGCACTGGCCAGCCCGCAGGTGCTGTCCTCGGGCCATGGCGCGCTGCACCTGGACCTGACCACGCACCTGCCGCTGATCTGGATCGGGGGCCTGCTCACGCTCAAATGCCTGGCATCGGGCATATCGCTGGGCTTCGGTTTCCGTGGCGGGCTGTTCTTCGCGTCGCTGTTCATGGGCACCCTGGTCGGCGCGCTGTTCGCCGGGCTGCTGGCGATGGCCACCGGGGTGCCGGTGGTCGATGCCACCTCGGCCGCGCTGGCGGGCATGGCGGCCCTGGCGGCCGCGGTGGTGGGTGCGCCGATGACCATGGCCATGCTGGTGCTGGAAGGAACCCACGACTTCCTGCTGACCAGCGTGGTGATGAGCGCGGTACTGGTCTCCAGCACGCTGGTGCGGCAGTGGTTCGGCTATTCGTTCTCGACCTGGCGCATGCACCTGCGCGGTGAAACCATCCGCAGCGCACGCGATGTCGGCTGGGTTCACAACCTCAGTGCCGGGCGGATGATGCGCAAGGGCGTGGCCACCGCGCCGGCCGACCTGGATGCCGCCGCGTTCCGCCAGCGCTTCCCGCTCGGCTCCGGCAGCCGGGTCATCCTGATCGACAGTGAAGGCCACTACGCTGGCATCGTGCAGATCCCGCGCCTGTTCGGCGACGGGGTGAAGCCCGACGCCGTGGTCGGCAGCTTCGCCGAGAGCCGCGATGTGGCGCTTTGCGCCGGCGCGGACGTGGTCAGCGTGATGCAGCGCTTCGACCAGACCCAGGCCGATGAGCTGGCCGTGGTGGCCGGTGACGGCCAGGTGCTGGGGGTGGTATCGGAGGCGTTCGTGCGCAAGCGCTATGCCGAGGAACTGGACAAGCGCCAGCGTGAACTGATGGGCGAGCGGGTCGAGGACACCGACTGA
- a CDS encoding TonB-dependent receptor family protein, with product MPIYALKPARLPLAAALALCLCPAAAFAQDSATTLDSIQVSGSWLGTGLHDSVKRFAGARTVVDRQRIEASGAASLGDAMRRIPGVQVTDNSGTAGSSVSLNIGVRGLTGRYSPRSTVLLDGVPLAVAPYGQPQLSFAPASLANIESIDVVRGGGAVRYGPQNVGGIINFSTRAIPTEAGLHGEVGARYTAYDHGGGDSTQYNVFLGGTADNGLGAALLYSGQDGRGWRQGSDDRFNDLALKFAYALDDRQELRAKLSYYDVRSLTPGGLTRAQYQADPFQNTRPTDFWKGHRSGIDLGYTNTLSDNSEFEVQAYYNESTRASALINAASTQITVQPRDYRVLGIEPRYTQRLHWGSSVHDITAGYRFLRERGNDRSYTVTRRTGAAGATTRFDNATDAHAFYIDDRIAIGQWRITPGVRMEWIDMDRRQAGTAATFSSRNDKALPSINIAYLLTPQLTVFGNYTTSFGPVQNIQLNSQTASNPLNPEVAKTTELGARWQDGALRAEVTVFKMRFDNQILQVPGITPPTFQNIGATDHKGVESAVEYRFAEDSALAGLELYANYTWTKAIQQSGDNRGLDVPFYARDTDSVGARYALAGWTFNVSSTHQSGQFSDAANTWDESADARVGRVPGVRLWNAQVAWQVPGLGDSEIALGVNNLADKRWYTRNVDGNAGRMVAAPRTFYVQGRYRF from the coding sequence ATGCCCATCTACGCCCTGAAACCGGCCCGCCTGCCGCTGGCCGCCGCACTTGCCCTGTGTCTGTGCCCCGCCGCCGCCTTCGCCCAGGACAGCGCCACCACGCTCGACAGCATCCAGGTGTCCGGCAGCTGGCTGGGTACCGGCCTGCATGACAGCGTCAAGCGCTTTGCCGGCGCGCGCACCGTGGTCGATCGCCAGCGCATCGAGGCCAGCGGCGCGGCCAGCCTGGGCGACGCGATGCGCCGCATTCCCGGCGTGCAGGTCACCGACAACTCGGGCACGGCCGGCAGCTCGGTCTCGCTGAACATCGGCGTGCGCGGCCTGACCGGGCGCTACTCGCCGCGCTCGACCGTACTGCTGGATGGCGTGCCGCTGGCGGTGGCCCCCTACGGCCAACCGCAGCTGTCGTTCGCGCCGGCCAGCCTGGCCAACATCGAGTCGATCGACGTGGTGCGCGGCGGCGGCGCGGTGCGCTACGGGCCGCAGAACGTGGGCGGCATCATCAATTTCAGCACCCGCGCCATCCCCACCGAAGCCGGCCTGCACGGCGAGGTCGGCGCGCGCTACACCGCCTACGACCACGGTGGCGGTGACAGCACCCAGTACAACGTCTTCCTCGGCGGCACCGCCGACAACGGCCTGGGTGCCGCCCTGCTCTACTCCGGCCAGGATGGCCGCGGCTGGCGCCAGGGCAGCGACGACCGCTTCAACGACCTGGCGCTGAAATTCGCCTACGCCCTCGATGACCGGCAGGAACTGCGCGCCAAGCTGTCCTACTACGATGTGCGCTCGTTGACCCCGGGCGGCCTGACCCGTGCGCAGTACCAGGCCGATCCGTTCCAGAACACCCGCCCCACCGATTTCTGGAAGGGCCATCGCAGCGGCATCGACCTGGGCTATACCAACACGCTCTCTGACAACAGCGAGTTCGAGGTGCAGGCCTATTACAACGAAAGCACCCGGGCCAGCGCACTGATCAATGCCGCCAGCACGCAGATCACCGTGCAGCCGCGCGACTACCGGGTGCTCGGCATCGAGCCGCGCTACACCCAGCGCCTGCACTGGGGCAGCAGCGTGCACGACATCACCGCTGGCTACCGTTTCCTGCGCGAGCGCGGCAACGATCGCAGCTATACGGTCACCCGCCGCACCGGCGCGGCCGGCGCCACCACCCGCTTCGACAATGCCACCGATGCGCATGCCTTCTACATCGATGACCGCATCGCGATCGGCCAGTGGCGGATCACCCCCGGCGTGCGCATGGAATGGATCGACATGGACCGCCGCCAGGCCGGTACGGCGGCCACCTTCAGCAGCCGCAACGACAAGGCGCTGCCCTCGATCAACATCGCCTACCTGCTGACCCCGCAGCTGACCGTGTTCGGCAACTACACCACCTCGTTCGGGCCGGTGCAGAACATCCAGCTCAATTCGCAGACGGCCAGCAACCCGCTGAACCCGGAAGTGGCCAAGACCACCGAGCTGGGTGCGCGCTGGCAGGACGGTGCCCTGCGCGCGGAAGTGACGGTGTTCAAGATGCGCTTCGACAACCAGATCCTGCAGGTGCCGGGGATCACTCCGCCGACCTTCCAGAACATCGGCGCCACCGACCACAAGGGCGTGGAAAGCGCCGTGGAATACCGCTTCGCCGAGGACAGCGCACTGGCCGGGCTGGAGCTGTACGCCAACTACACCTGGACCAAGGCGATCCAGCAGTCCGGCGACAACCGCGGCCTGGACGTGCCGTTCTACGCGCGTGACACCGACAGCGTCGGCGCCCGCTACGCACTGGCCGGCTGGACCTTCAACGTCTCCAGCACCCACCAGAGCGGACAGTTCTCCGATGCCGCCAACACCTGGGACGAAAGCGCCGATGCACGCGTGGGCCGCGTGCCGGGCGTGCGCCTGTGGAATGCACAGGTGGCCTGGCAGGTGCCGGGGCTGGGCGACAGCGAGATCGCGCTGGGCGTGAACAACCTGGCCGACAAGCGCTGGTACACCCGCAATGTGGACGGCAATGCCGGACGCATGGTGGCTGCACCCCGTACGTTCTACGTGCAGGGCCGCTACCGCTTCTGA